The Desmonostoc muscorum LEGE 12446 genome includes a region encoding these proteins:
- a CDS encoding pentapeptide repeat-containing protein, translating into MANREHLVLLKAGAVTWTEWRKKNPEIQPDLNAANLQGDNLRGADLRGANLSKVDLANALLVRANLSNAELSGANLCKALLIEANMSGANFSVANLSGATLSQADLSDANLIGADLSEANLRGATLTHANLIGTDLKSANLREADLDAAKLIRANLCFANLIEANLIGADLGEASLYEAEMLGAYLYKTDLYKANLTKAHLSGAYLFSANLNEADLSQADLSWTNLRRANLAGANLRKANLRGADLRGANLSGVNFEEAIMPDSSKHD; encoded by the coding sequence ATGGCAAATCGAGAGCATCTGGTTTTACTCAAAGCAGGTGCAGTTACATGGACTGAGTGGAGAAAGAAAAATCCCGAGATTCAACCAGACCTCAACGCGGCAAACTTGCAAGGAGATAACCTCAGAGGTGCAGACCTGCGGGGGGCGAATTTGAGCAAGGTAGATTTAGCTAACGCTTTACTTGTGCGGGCAAACCTCAGCAATGCTGAACTCAGTGGCGCAAACCTCTGTAAAGCCTTGCTCATTGAAGCTAACATGAGTGGTGCTAACTTCAGTGTTGCTAACCTGAGCGGTGCTACACTTTCACAGGCAGATTTGAGTGATGCCAATTTGATTGGTGCTGACTTGAGTGAGGCGAATCTCAGAGGTGCTACACTTACTCATGCTAATCTTATTGGTACTGACTTAAAAAGCGCTAACTTGAGGGAGGCAGATTTAGATGCAGCAAAACTGATTCGGGCTAATCTCTGTTTTGCTAACCTTATTGAAGCTAACTTGATTGGGGCTGATTTGGGCGAGGCTAGTTTATACGAAGCCGAAATGTTGGGAGCTTATCTTTATAAAACTGATTTGTATAAAGCTAATTTGACCAAGGCTCATCTCAGTGGTGCATATTTATTCTCTGCTAACTTAAATGAGGCTGACTTGAGCCAAGCAGATTTAAGTTGGACTAACCTTAGACGAGCGAATTTGGCAGGGGCAAATCTGAGAAAAGCAAACCTCAGAGGAGCTGACCTGAGGGGAGCTAACCTCAGCGGTGTCAATTTTGAAGAAGCAATTATGCCTGACTCTTCAAAGCACGATTAG
- a CDS encoding beta strand repeat-containing protein — MPSVTINIAGRGTALASGGTSSVGHMWYSLTDNNGNTTSYGFAPDAQHHGSPFAPGQVYNNDNTNYLSRDYSRTIEISQAQYDAMRNFGENPQGNGFSTYYNGINNSCIDFTWRALEIGGLNPSGFQGDVWPVNNIDDVENLVGGDPFTGKPWPGAPISDLQDAFNTAGVTRSPLILDLDGDGVETIGTSEGIHFDHDGNNFAETTGWVGKDDGLLVWDKNGNGSIDDGSELFGNSTTLAAGGKASNGFKALADLDANHDGKVDANDAAFAQLRVWKDGNSDGFVQAGELKSLTDAGVKSFNTAYTEPGVVDANGDVPASVIDANGNQHRQVGSYTRLNGTTAKMEDVWFKADTARTVDKNLVVVSATIAALPEVKGFGNVHSLHQAMARDTSGKLQSLVTQFGQTTDAQVRQGLMNELLYRWAGVQDVDPNSRAATQIYGNAIGDARKLATLEAFLGQGYLGTWCWGTRDPNPHGQAAPILLGAFNLLSSYVYSQLMLQMQYRSLLESIDVNVSDSAITLDVTQLASILRTQYNANTDQGAAYLSEFATSLKTIGIFGTEVISSLRQLGNVNTTGFDFFLATLGFNSLTGTAGNDYLTGSASDDVINGLAGNDNISAGAGKNSVNGGVGDDIITAGAGNDAIDGGDGNDLIESGTGNNTLQGGAGNDIISGAGTLTGGTGNDVLTGYNGTTDTFGFNVGDGADTISTYESTGVANDVLKFGAGITAASLKLERIGYDLIFKIGSNGDQVRVSNWYYGAYYQLAKLQFADNTFLTNAQISQLSVSQTGTTGNDYLYGSASNDLIDGLAGNDYISAGDGNNTVSGGLGDDNISAGVGNDSLNGGDGNDNIQGGAGTNTLQGGAGNDTISGAGTLTGGTGNDVLTGYNGTTDTFVFSVGDGADTISTYESTGVANDVLKFGAGITAASLKLERIGYDLIFKIGSNGDQVRVSNWYYGAYYQLAKLQFADNTFLTNAQISQLSVSQTGTTGNDYLYGSASNDLIDGLAGNDYISAGDGNNTVSGGLGDDNISAGVGNDSLNGGDGNDNIQGGAGTNTLQGGAGNDTISGAGTLTGGTGNDVLTGYNGTTDTFVFSVGDGADTISTYESTGVANDVLKFGAGITAASLKLERIGYDLIFKIGSNGDQVRVSNWYYGAYYQLAKLQFADNTFLTNAQISQLSVSQTGTTGNDYLYGSASNDLIDGLAGNDYISAGDGNNTVSGGLGDDNISAGVGNDSLNGGDGNDNIQGGAGTNTLQGGAGNDTISGAGTLTGGTGNDVLTGYNGTTDTFVFSVGDGADTISTYESTGVANDVLKFGAGITAASLKLERIGYDLIFKIGSNGDQVRVSNWYYGAYYQLAKLQFADNTFLTNAQISQLSVSQTGTTGNDYLYGSASNDLIDGLAGNDYISAGDGNNTVSGGLGDDNISAGVGNDSLNGGDGNDNIQGGAGTNTLQGGAGNDTISGAGTLTGGTGNDVLTGYNGTTDTFVFSVGDGADTISTYESTGVANDVLKFGAGITAASLKLERIGYDLIFKIGSNGDQVRVSNWYYGAYYQLAKLQFADNTFLTNAQISQLSVSQTGTTGNDYLYGSASNDLIDGLAGNDYISAGDGNNTVSGGLGDDNISAGVGNDSLNGGDGNDNIQGGAGTNTLQGGAGNDTISGAGTLTGGTGNDVLTGYNGTTDTFVFSVGDGADTISTYESTGVANDVLKFGAGITAASLKLERIGYDLIFKIGSNGDQVRVSNWYYGAYYQLAKLQFADNTFLTNAQISQLSVSQTGTTGNDYLYGSASNDLIDGLAGNDYISAGDGNNTVSGGLGDDNISAGVGNDSLNGGDGNDNIQGGAGTNTLQGGAGNDTISGAGTLTGGTGNDVLTGYNGTTDTFVFSVGDGADTISTYESTGVANDVLKFGAGITAASLKLERIGYDLIFKIGSNGDQVRVSNWYYGAYYQLAKLQFADNTFLTNAQISQLSVSQTGTTGNDYLYGSASNDLIDGLAGNDYISAGDGNNTVSGGLGDDNISAGVGNDSLNGGDGNDNIQGGAGTNTLQGGAGNDTISGAGTLTGGTGNDVLTGYNGTTDTFVFSVGDGADTISTYESTGVANDVLKFGAGITAASLKLERIGYDLIFKIGSNGDQVRVSNWYYGAYYQLAKLQFADNTFLTNAQISQLSVSQTGTTGNDYLYGSASNDLIDGLAGNDYISAGDGNNTVSGGLGDDNISAGVGNDSLNGGDGNDNIQGGAGTNTLQGGAGNDTISGAGTLTGGTGNDVLTGYNGTTDTFVFSVGDGADTISTYESTGVANDVLKFGAGITAASLKLERIGYDLIFKIGSNGDQVRVSNWYYGAYYQLAKLQFADNTFLTNAQISQLSVSQTGTTGNDYLYGSASNDLIDGLAGNDYISAGDGNNTVSGGLGDDNISAGVGNDSLNGGDGNDNIQGGAGNDILTGSGGKDILVGGLGSDRFDYRNLTDSLLANFDIISDFNAGTDNDFFRVSTPRTAFGNGIAVATLDTAGISAKLTTALFAANAAAQFTFGSRTFVAINDATAGFNASTDAIIEVTNLTGTLGLTRACHQLSQMTEAAK, encoded by the coding sequence ATGCCAAGTGTAACTATTAATATTGCAGGTCGAGGGACGGCTCTTGCTTCTGGCGGAACGTCGTCCGTTGGGCATATGTGGTACTCACTGACAGATAACAATGGAAATACAACAAGCTATGGATTTGCTCCAGATGCTCAACATCATGGGAGTCCATTTGCACCGGGTCAAGTTTACAATAATGACAACACTAACTATTTATCTCGGGATTACTCCAGAACTATAGAGATTTCTCAGGCACAATACGATGCCATGAGGAACTTTGGAGAAAATCCACAAGGTAATGGTTTCAGCACTTATTATAACGGAATTAACAATAGTTGTATTGACTTTACTTGGAGAGCCCTTGAAATAGGTGGGCTTAATCCCTCGGGATTTCAAGGTGATGTGTGGCCTGTCAATAATATTGATGATGTAGAGAATCTTGTCGGTGGAGATCCTTTTACAGGAAAGCCGTGGCCTGGCGCACCTATTAGTGACCTTCAAGACGCATTCAACACTGCTGGAGTCACCCGCAGTCCTCTCATTTTGGATCTAGACGGCGACGGCGTAGAGACTATTGGCACTAGTGAAGGCATTCACTTTGACCACGACGGCAATAACTTTGCTGAAACTACAGGCTGGGTCGGCAAAGATGATGGTTTGTTGGTTTGGGATAAAAATGGCAACGGCAGCATCGACGACGGTTCAGAGCTTTTTGGCAACAGCACCACCTTAGCCGCTGGCGGCAAAGCCAGCAATGGGTTCAAGGCACTCGCTGATTTAGATGCCAACCATGACGGCAAAGTGGATGCAAACGATGCCGCCTTCGCCCAACTGCGGGTTTGGAAAGACGGTAACAGTGACGGATTCGTGCAGGCAGGTGAACTCAAGAGCTTAACTGACGCAGGGGTTAAAAGCTTCAATACAGCTTATACTGAACCCGGCGTGGTTGATGCTAATGGTGATGTTCCCGCTAGCGTCATTGATGCCAACGGTAACCAGCATCGGCAAGTAGGCAGCTACACCCGGCTCAATGGCACTACTGCCAAAATGGAAGATGTATGGTTTAAGGCAGATACTGCCCGCACAGTTGATAAAAACCTTGTTGTGGTGAGTGCCACTATAGCTGCTTTGCCTGAAGTAAAGGGTTTTGGAAATGTGCATAGCCTCCACCAAGCTATGGCGCGAGATACCAGTGGCAAACTACAGAGTTTGGTGACGCAATTTGGACAAACAACCGATGCTCAAGTGCGCCAAGGTTTAATGAACGAGTTGCTTTACCGTTGGGCTGGAGTGCAAGACGTTGATCCTAATAGTCGTGCAGCAACTCAGATTTACGGCAATGCAATAGGTGATGCTCGTAAGCTTGCCACCTTAGAGGCATTTCTAGGCCAAGGTTACTTGGGTACATGGTGCTGGGGTACTCGTGACCCCAATCCACACGGACAAGCCGCGCCCATCCTGCTTGGTGCCTTTAATCTCTTATCAAGCTACGTATATAGTCAGTTGATGCTGCAAATGCAATATAGATCCTTGCTCGAAAGCATCGATGTGAACGTTAGTGATAGCGCAATAACTTTAGATGTCACTCAACTTGCATCCATACTCCGCACTCAATATAACGCTAATACAGATCAAGGCGCAGCATATCTAAGTGAGTTTGCAACTAGCCTCAAAACTATCGGTATCTTCGGGACTGAAGTCATTTCCAGCTTGCGTCAACTAGGTAACGTCAACACTACAGGATTTGATTTCTTCCTGGCAACTTTGGGATTCAATTCTTTGACCGGGACGGCAGGCAATGACTATTTGACTGGCTCAGCCAGCGATGATGTCATTAATGGGCTGGCAGGTAACGACAATATCAGTGCAGGTGCAGGCAAAAACAGCGTCAACGGTGGAGTAGGTGACGACATTATCACAGCCGGAGCGGGTAATGACGCGATCGATGGCGGCGATGGTAATGATCTTATTGAGAGTGGAACTGGGAATAATACCCTCCAAGGTGGAGCCGGCAATGACATCATTAGTGGAGCAGGCACCCTAACTGGGGGTACGGGTAACGATGTACTGACTGGTTATAACGGCACAACGGATACCTTTGGATTCAATGTGGGTGATGGTGCTGACACAATCAGTACTTACGAGTCCACAGGCGTCGCCAACGATGTCCTGAAGTTTGGGGCAGGCATTACAGCAGCCAGCTTGAAGTTAGAACGCATTGGTTACGATTTAATCTTTAAGATTGGCAGCAATGGCGACCAAGTGCGAGTCAGCAACTGGTATTACGGTGCTTATTACCAATTGGCAAAACTTCAGTTTGCGGACAATACGTTTTTGACTAATGCCCAAATCAGCCAGTTGTCGGTGAGCCAAACTGGTACCACAGGTAATGACTATCTCTATGGCTCAGCCAGCAATGATCTGATTGATGGGCTAGCAGGTAACGACTACATCAGTGCAGGTGACGGTAACAACACTGTCAGTGGTGGATTGGGTGATGACAACATCAGTGCGGGAGTGGGCAACGATTCCCTCAATGGTGGCGATGGCAATGACAATATCCAAGGGGGGGCTGGAACTAATACCCTCCAAGGTGGAGCCGGCAATGACACCATTAGTGGAGCAGGCACCCTAACTGGGGGTACGGGTAACGATGTACTGACTGGTTATAACGGCACAACGGATACCTTTGTCTTCAGTGTGGGTGATGGTGCTGACACAATCAGTACTTACGAGTCCACAGGCGTCGCCAACGATGTCCTGAAGTTTGGGGCAGGCATTACAGCAGCCAGCTTGAAGTTAGAACGCATTGGTTACGATTTAATCTTTAAGATTGGCAGCAATGGCGACCAAGTGCGAGTCAGCAACTGGTATTACGGTGCTTATTACCAATTGGCAAAACTTCAGTTTGCGGACAATACGTTTTTGACTAATGCCCAAATCAGCCAGTTGTCGGTGAGCCAAACTGGTACCACAGGTAATGACTATCTCTATGGCTCAGCCAGCAATGATCTGATTGATGGGCTAGCAGGTAACGACTACATCAGTGCAGGTGACGGTAACAACACTGTCAGTGGTGGATTGGGTGATGACAACATCAGTGCGGGAGTGGGCAACGATTCCCTCAATGGTGGCGATGGCAATGACAATATCCAAGGGGGGGCTGGAACTAATACCCTCCAAGGTGGAGCCGGCAATGACACCATTAGTGGAGCAGGCACCCTAACTGGGGGTACGGGTAACGATGTACTGACTGGTTATAACGGCACAACGGATACCTTTGTCTTCAGTGTGGGTGATGGTGCTGACACAATCAGTACTTACGAGTCCACAGGCGTCGCCAACGATGTCCTGAAGTTTGGGGCAGGCATTACAGCAGCCAGCTTGAAGTTAGAACGCATTGGTTACGATTTAATCTTTAAGATTGGCAGCAATGGCGACCAAGTGCGAGTCAGCAACTGGTATTACGGTGCTTATTACCAATTGGCAAAACTTCAGTTTGCGGACAATACGTTTTTGACTAATGCCCAAATCAGCCAGTTGTCGGTGAGCCAAACTGGTACCACAGGTAATGACTATCTCTATGGCTCAGCCAGCAATGATCTGATTGATGGGCTAGCAGGTAACGACTACATCAGTGCAGGTGACGGTAACAACACTGTCAGTGGTGGATTGGGTGATGACAACATCAGTGCGGGAGTGGGCAACGATTCCCTCAATGGTGGCGATGGCAATGACAATATCCAAGGGGGGGCTGGAACTAATACCCTCCAAGGTGGAGCCGGCAATGACACCATTAGTGGAGCAGGCACCCTAACTGGGGGTACGGGTAACGATGTACTGACTGGTTATAACGGCACAACGGATACCTTTGTCTTCAGTGTGGGTGATGGTGCTGACACAATCAGTACTTACGAGTCCACAGGCGTCGCCAACGATGTCCTGAAGTTTGGGGCAGGCATTACAGCAGCCAGCTTGAAGTTAGAACGCATTGGTTACGATTTAATCTTTAAGATTGGCAGCAATGGCGACCAAGTGCGAGTCAGCAACTGGTATTACGGTGCTTATTACCAATTGGCAAAACTTCAGTTTGCGGACAATACGTTTTTGACTAATGCCCAAATCAGCCAGTTGTCGGTGAGCCAAACTGGTACCACAGGTAATGACTATCTCTATGGCTCAGCCAGCAATGATCTGATTGATGGGCTAGCAGGTAACGACTACATCAGTGCAGGTGACGGTAACAACACTGTCAGTGGTGGATTGGGTGATGACAACATCAGTGCGGGAGTGGGCAACGATTCCCTCAATGGTGGCGATGGCAATGACAATATCCAAGGGGGGGCTGGAACTAATACCCTCCAAGGTGGAGCCGGCAATGACACCATTAGTGGAGCAGGCACCCTAACTGGGGGTACGGGTAACGATGTACTGACTGGTTATAACGGCACAACGGATACCTTTGTCTTCAGTGTGGGTGATGGTGCTGACACAATCAGTACTTACGAGTCCACAGGCGTCGCCAACGATGTCCTGAAGTTTGGGGCAGGCATTACAGCAGCCAGCTTGAAGTTAGAACGCATTGGTTACGATTTAATCTTTAAGATTGGCAGCAATGGCGACCAAGTGCGAGTCAGCAACTGGTATTACGGTGCTTATTACCAATTGGCAAAACTTCAGTTTGCGGACAATACGTTTTTGACTAATGCCCAAATCAGCCAGTTGTCGGTGAGCCAAACTGGTACCACAGGTAATGACTATCTCTATGGCTCAGCCAGCAATGATCTGATTGATGGGCTAGCAGGTAACGACTACATCAGTGCAGGTGACGGTAACAACACTGTCAGTGGTGGATTGGGTGATGACAACATCAGTGCGGGAGTGGGCAACGATTCCCTCAATGGTGGCGATGGCAATGACAATATCCAAGGGGGGGCTGGAACTAATACCCTCCAAGGTGGAGCCGGCAATGACACCATTAGTGGAGCAGGCACCCTAACTGGGGGTACGGGTAACGATGTACTGACTGGTTATAACGGCACAACGGATACCTTTGTCTTCAGTGTGGGTGATGGTGCTGACACAATCAGTACTTACGAGTCCACAGGCGTCGCCAACGATGTCCTGAAGTTTGGGGCAGGCATTACAGCAGCCAGCTTGAAGTTAGAACGCATTGGTTACGATTTAATCTTTAAGATTGGCAGCAATGGCGACCAAGTGCGAGTCAGCAACTGGTATTACGGTGCTTATTACCAATTGGCAAAACTTCAGTTTGCGGACAATACGTTTTTGACTAATGCCCAAATCAGCCAGTTGTCGGTGAGCCAAACTGGTACCACAGGTAATGACTATCTCTATGGCTCAGCCAGCAATGATCTGATTGATGGGCTAGCAGGTAACGACTACATCAGTGCAGGTGACGGTAACAACACTGTCAGTGGTGGATTGGGTGATGACAACATCAGTGCGGGAGTGGGCAACGATTCCCTCAATGGTGGCGATGGCAATGACAATATCCAAGGGGGGGCTGGAACTAATACCCTCCAAGGTGGAGCCGGCAATGACACCATTAGTGGAGCAGGCACCCTAACTGGGGGTACGGGTAACGATGTACTGACTGGTTATAACGGCACAACGGATACCTTTGTCTTCAGTGTGGGTGATGGTGCTGACACAATCAGTACTTACGAGTCCACAGGCGTCGCCAACGATGTCCTGAAGTTTGGGGCAGGCATTACAGCAGCCAGCTTGAAGTTAGAACGCATTGGTTACGATTTAATCTTTAAGATTGGCAGCAATGGCGACCAAGTGCGAGTCAGCAACTGGTATTACGGTGCTTATTACCAATTGGCAAAACTTCAGTTTGCGGACAATACGTTTTTGACTAATGCCCAAATCAGCCAGTTGTCGGTGAGCCAAACTGGTACCACAGGTAATGACTATCTCTATGGCTCAGCCAGCAATGATCTGATTGATGGGCTAGCAGGTAACGACTACATCAGTGCAGGTGACGGTAACAACACTGTCAGTGGTGGATTGGGTGATGACAACATCAGTGCGGGAGTGGGCAACGATTCCCTCAATGGTGGCGATGGCAATGACAATATCCAAGGGGGGGCTGGAACTAATACCCTCCAAGGTGGAGCCGGCAATGACACCATTAGTGGAGCAGGCACCCTAACTGGGGGTACGGGTAACGATGTACTGACTGGTTATAACGGCACAACGGATACCTTTGTCTTCAGTGTGGGTGATGGTGCTGACACAATCAGTACTTACGAGTCCACAGGCGTCGCCAACGATGTCCTGAAGTTTGGGGCAGGCATTACAGCAGCCAGCTTGAAGTTAGAACGCATTGGTTACGATTTAATCTTTAAGATTGGCAGCAATGGCGACCAAGTGCGAGTCAGCAACTGGTATTACGGTGCTTATTACCAATTGGCAAAACTTCAGTTTGCGGACAATACGTTTTTGACTAATGCCCAAATCAGCCAGTTGTCGGTGAGCCAAACTGGTACCACAGGTAATGACTATCTCTATGGCTCAGCCAGCAATGATCTGATTGATGGGCTAGCAGGTAACGACTACATCAGTGCAGGTGACGGTAACAACACTGTCAGTGGTGGATTGGGTGATGACAACATCAGTGCGGGAGTGGGCAACGATTCCCTCAATGGTGGCGATGGCAATGACAATATCCAAGGGGGGGCTGGAACTAATACCCTCCAAGGTGGAGCCGGCAATGACACCATTAGTGGAGCAGGCACCCTAACTGGGGGTACGGGTAACGATGTACTGACTGGTTATAACGGCACAACGGATACCTTTGTCTTCAGTGTGGGTGATGGTGCTGACACAATCAGTACTTACGAGTCCACAGGCGTCGCCAACGATGTCCTGAAGTTTGGGGCAGGCATTACAGCAGCCAGCTTGAAGTTAGAACGCATTGGTTACGATTTAATCTTTAAGATTGGCAGCAATGGCGACCAAGTGCGAGTCAGCAACTGGTATTACGGTGCTTATTACCAATTGGCAAAACTTCAGTTTGCGGACAATACGTTTTTGACTAATGCCCAAATCAGCCAGTTGTCGGTGAGCCAAACTGGTACCACAGGTAATGACTATCTCTATGGCTCAGCCAGCAATGATCTGATTGATGGGCTAGCAGGTAACGACTACATCAGTGCAGGTGACGGTAACAACACTGTCAGTGGTGGATTGGGTGATGACAACATCAGTGCGGGAGTGGGCAACGATTCCCTCAATGGTGGCGATGGCAATGACAATATCCAAGGGGGGGCTGGGAATGATATTCTTACTGGCTCAGGTGGCAAAGATATCCTTGTTGGTGGTTTAGGTAGCGATCGCTTTGATTACCGCAACCTAACCGATTCACTCTTAGCTAACTTTGATATCATTAGTGACTTCAATGCCGGAACCGATAACGACTTCTTCCGAGTTAGTACCCCCCGAACAGCATTTGGCAATGGCATAGCTGTAGCTACTTTGGATACAGCAGGCATTAGTGCCAAGCTCACCACTGCTTTGTTTGCTGCCAATGCCGCTGCCCAATTCACTTTCGGAAGTCGTACTTTTGTTGCTATCAACGATGCTACGGCCGGCTTTAATGCCAGCACCGACGCCATCATAGAAGTGACCAATCTCACCGGAACCCTTGGACTAACTAGGGCGTGTCATCAATTGAGCCAAATGACAGAAGCAGCCAAATAA
- a CDS encoding IS5 family transposase (programmed frameshift), with translation MTRRYALRDDQWERIKDLLPGREGYVGATAKDNRLFVEAVLYRYRAGIPWRDLPSRFGDFRVIHTRFSRWSKTGVWELVFQHLADDADNEYAMIDSTIVRAHQHSAGAKGGASTEAIGRSKGGLSTKIHAVVDALGNPLSFHLTPGQACDLDGSDQLLPNIVADTVLADKGYDADERVIERLQAQGKTAVIPPKRNRTRPRDYDRDLYKARHLIENFFAKLKQYRAIATRYDKRAANFLGAIYLAASVIWLN, from the exons ATGACGCGCCGATACGCACTACGAGATGATCAGTGGGAGAGAATCAAAGACCTGCTACCTGGGCGAGAGGGCTATGTGGGAGCCACAGCTAAAGATAATCGATTGTTTGTTGAAGCAGTATTATATCGTTATCGAGCAGGCATTCCCTGGCGTGACTTGCCATCGAGATTCGGGGATTTTCGGGTGATTCACACCCGCTTCAGTCGATGGTCAAAAACAGGCGTGTGGGAGCTGGTGTTTCAGCACTTGGCCGATGATGCCGATAACGAATATGCCATGATTGACTCGACAATTGTCCGCGCCCACCAGCATAGTGCGGGTGCAAAGGGGGGG GCGTCCACAGAAGCCATTGGTCGCAGCAAAGGGGGATTGAGTACTAAGATTCATGCTGTGGTAGATGCTTTGGGCAACCCACTGAGCTTTCACCTGACACCCGGACAAGCTTGTGATCTTGATGGCTCTGACCAACTGCTACCCAATATTGTGGCGGACACAGTACTGGCAGATAAAGGCTATGATGCCGATGAGCGAGTAATTGAGCGACTTCAGGCACAGGGCAAAACCGCAGTGATTCCTCCTAAACGCAACCGTACCAGACCTCGTGACTACGACCGAGATTTATACAAAGCCCGTCATCTCATTGAAAACTTTTTTGCCAAACTCAAGCAGTACCGAGCGATCGCAACGCGCTACGACAAACGCGCTGCCAACTTTCTGGGTGCAATTTATTTGGCTGCTTCTGTCATTTGGCTCAATTGA
- a CDS encoding aspartate aminotransferase family protein — MSLQTLVEQTTIPPNSGSLTSSPFDADSFNEAVMSTYGRFPLALERGAGCRVWDTQGREYLDFVAGIATCTLGHAHPAMVEAVTRQIQKLHHVSNLYYIPEQGELAKWLVEHSCADRVFFCNSGAEANEAAIKLARKYAHTVLDIEKPIILTANASFHGRTLATITATGQPKYQKHFDPLMPGFHYVNYNDINAVEVAISELDEGDYRVAAILIEPLQGEGGVRPGDIAYFKKLRQICDETGILLIFDEVQVGMGRSGQLWAYEHLGVEPDIFTSAKGLGGGIPIGAMMSKKFCDVFQPGEHASTFGGNPFVCGVALSVCQTLERENILQNVEDRGEQLRTGLKAIAAKYPHHISEVRGWGLINGLELRSEIALTAADVVNAAINEGLLLVPAGPKVIRFVPPLIVTEAEVNTALEAVDRAIAIATK, encoded by the coding sequence GTGAGCTTACAAACTCTAGTTGAACAAACCACCATCCCCCCAAATTCAGGGTCTCTAACATCTAGTCCCTTTGATGCAGATAGCTTTAATGAAGCTGTCATGTCTACCTATGGGCGGTTTCCCTTAGCCTTAGAGCGGGGTGCTGGGTGTCGGGTTTGGGATACACAAGGGCGGGAATATTTGGATTTTGTGGCGGGAATTGCCACTTGTACTTTAGGACATGCTCACCCAGCTATGGTAGAGGCGGTGACGCGCCAAATCCAAAAGCTGCACCATGTCTCTAATTTGTACTATATTCCCGAACAAGGTGAATTGGCAAAGTGGCTCGTTGAACATTCCTGTGCCGATCGCGTCTTTTTCTGCAATTCTGGAGCTGAAGCTAACGAAGCAGCAATTAAATTAGCCAGAAAATACGCCCACACAGTATTAGACATTGAAAAACCGATTATCTTAACCGCCAATGCCAGTTTCCACGGACGGACTTTAGCCACCATTACCGCCACGGGACAACCGAAGTATCAAAAACACTTCGATCCTTTGATGCCTGGGTTCCACTACGTAAATTACAACGATATTAACGCTGTGGAAGTGGCCATTAGCGAGTTGGATGAAGGAGATTATCGGGTAGCAGCGATTCTGATTGAGCCTTTGCAAGGAGAAGGCGGGGTGCGTCCGGGAGACATTGCTTATTTCAAAAAGCTCCGGCAGATTTGCGACGAAACCGGAATTTTGCTGATTTTTGATGAAGTGCAAGTTGGCATGGGGCGCAGTGGTCAGTTATGGGCTTACGAACATCTGGGCGTAGAACCGGATATCTTCACTAGTGCTAAAGGCTTGGGTGGCGGTATCCCCATCGGTGCGATGATGAGCAAAAAATTCTGTGATGTTTTTCAACCAGGAGAACACGCCAGTACTTTTGGTGGAAATCCTTTTGTCTGTGGTGTAGCACTGAGTGTTTGCCAAACATTAGAGCGGGAAAATATCTTGCAGAATGTCGAAGATCGGGGCGAACAGTTACGAACTGGATTAAAAGCGATCGCAGCTAAATATCCTCATCATATTAGCGAAGTTCGCGGTTGGGGTTTAATCAATGGTTTAGAGTTGCGATCTGAGATTGCGCTAACCGCAGCCGATGTGGTGAATGCTGCCATCAACGAGGGTTTATTGCTCGTACCAGCTGGACCAAAAGTCATCCGATTTGTGCCACCGTTGATTGTCACAGAAGCCGAAGTCAACACTGCCTTGGAAGCTGTGGATCGAGCAATAGCGATCGCCACAAAGTAG